Proteins encoded in a region of the Streptomyces sp. NBC_01471 genome:
- a CDS encoding N-6 DNA methylase — translation MSSYREIGKLLAASTGAKRMSEVFDNFVEMAALALRNAVDVRASECWNARERQYLQIVDGFSRTDLDRFAHALALVTMELEHDPCDVLGRLYMELELGNERLGQFYTPYDIARLMAEMQIDSVVEQVQRDGFANVYEPSCGAGAFVVALSQAMLGRGLNPQTQLHVTAEDIAPQAMHMIYVHLTLLHIPAVVRRCNVLTLETFDAWPTPAHVLGGWGRKLRLARAFDGSRRLIVASPQDITGKPADALEVQR, via the coding sequence ATGAGCAGCTATCGCGAGATCGGGAAGCTGTTGGCGGCGAGCACCGGCGCGAAGCGGATGAGCGAAGTCTTCGACAACTTCGTCGAGATGGCGGCGCTGGCTCTGCGCAACGCCGTGGACGTCCGCGCGAGCGAGTGCTGGAACGCGCGTGAAAGGCAATACCTCCAGATCGTCGACGGCTTCAGCAGAACAGACTTGGATCGCTTCGCGCACGCCCTGGCGCTGGTGACCATGGAGTTGGAGCACGATCCGTGTGACGTGCTTGGCCGCCTCTACATGGAGTTGGAGCTCGGTAACGAGAGGCTGGGCCAGTTCTACACGCCCTACGACATTGCCCGGCTGATGGCCGAGATGCAGATCGACTCGGTGGTCGAGCAGGTGCAGAGGGACGGCTTCGCCAATGTGTATGAACCAAGCTGCGGCGCGGGCGCGTTCGTGGTTGCTCTGTCGCAGGCGATGCTCGGGCGCGGACTCAACCCGCAGACGCAGTTGCACGTGACGGCGGAGGATATAGCTCCCCAGGCCATGCACATGATCTACGTCCACCTGACGCTGCTGCACATCCCCGCGGTTGTGCGCCGTTGCAATGTCCTGACGCTGGAGACGTTTGACGCGTGGCCCACTCCCGCTCATGTCCTGGGTGGTTGGGGCCGGAAGCTCAGGCTGGCCCGGGCGTTCGATGGATCACGGCGGCTGATCGTCGCGTCGCCTCAGGACATCACCGGAAAACCTGCTGACGCTTTGGAGGTGCAGCGATGA
- a CDS encoding recombinase family protein, with translation MANPFAPPIDLSHLPNYRQADARPRRAVFLGRVSTKDNQNPASSIPRQVVLASERLEEGEEFVAYFWDVESGMLPPDLRGLGPQEMYDALAVPTPRDGGLQDLVDRVEQLGVTHVLSERSDRMARAMLTSLTVEDELERLGAEVVYANEPVGGTKSGQLRSRRYGQVEAEVYRTVLNEMSMGGQIQHAINGWNHGYAPYPYITLIDENAPVQGKGRFGAERPKKKIAPHPDPRRFDAARELCRLRREEHLKGPDIVAILKAEPDRYPIEGEWTYNRVEGLVSNPKLTGYQVYNRRATRTGRAGFSQRNPISQWVWSPKVVHKPVVSLEEWMQAQEVTAGLRAGVEGGPLLRVRAAASRLGLTVTTVSSNAMHTLYRIGNRQIVLPAPVPETLVQQVIEDLGSAA, from the coding sequence ATGGCCAACCCGTTCGCCCCACCCATCGACCTCAGCCACCTACCCAACTACCGGCAGGCCGACGCGCGTCCTCGCCGCGCTGTGTTCCTCGGTCGTGTCTCCACCAAGGACAACCAGAACCCGGCCTCGTCCATCCCGCGGCAGGTGGTCCTCGCCTCCGAACGCTTGGAGGAGGGCGAGGAGTTCGTCGCGTACTTCTGGGACGTCGAGTCCGGGATGCTGCCCCCGGACCTGCGGGGCCTCGGGCCGCAGGAGATGTACGACGCCCTCGCCGTACCGACCCCCCGGGACGGCGGACTCCAGGACCTCGTGGACCGTGTCGAGCAGCTGGGTGTCACCCACGTCCTGTCTGAGCGCTCCGACCGCATGGCACGCGCCATGCTGACCAGCCTCACCGTGGAGGACGAGCTGGAGCGCCTCGGGGCAGAGGTGGTGTACGCCAACGAACCGGTCGGCGGCACCAAGTCCGGCCAGCTACGCAGCCGCCGCTACGGCCAGGTCGAGGCGGAGGTCTACCGCACCGTCCTGAACGAGATGTCGATGGGCGGGCAGATCCAGCACGCCATCAACGGCTGGAACCACGGCTATGCGCCGTACCCGTACATCACGCTGATCGATGAGAACGCCCCGGTACAGGGGAAGGGACGTTTCGGCGCGGAGCGGCCGAAAAAGAAGATCGCTCCGCACCCCGACCCGCGCCGGTTCGACGCCGCCCGGGAGCTGTGCCGCCTCCGGCGCGAGGAGCACCTGAAGGGCCCGGACATCGTCGCGATCCTCAAGGCGGAGCCCGACCGGTACCCGATCGAGGGCGAGTGGACCTACAACAGGGTCGAGGGTCTGGTCTCGAACCCGAAGCTGACGGGTTATCAGGTGTACAACCGGCGGGCAACCCGCACCGGCCGCGCCGGGTTCTCGCAGCGGAACCCCATTTCCCAGTGGGTGTGGTCGCCGAAGGTCGTACACAAGCCGGTGGTTAGCCTGGAGGAGTGGATGCAGGCCCAGGAGGTCACCGCGGGACTGCGCGCGGGCGTCGAAGGCGGCCCGCTGCTGCGGGTCCGGGCAGCGGCCTCCAGGCTCGGGCTCACCGTCACCACGGTCAGCAGCAACGCCATGCACACGCTGTACCGGATCGGGAACCGGCAGATCGTCCTGCCCGCGCCGGTGCCGGAAACGCTCGTCCAGCAGGTCATTGAGGACTTGGGGAGCGCGGCGTGA
- a CDS encoding DUF6884 domain-containing protein, which yields MSHGLSPTGAKILEANDDGLVAGHPAALAKLMSDDLVVPHTADRGTYRMSALGRTALDTWRKENPGRAALADAPRFLPKLPGRQHEAVLAAARRPDQNVPGQDDPAYRAGEVWFRGSTLRKIAASGYAAIRPGRYDRGPATWEQTGRPLYLTEAGRIYARQRGSIDVRRRRVVVIACGMQKLPHPGFDEVGNPLPGHPAGELYTDDYHRSLREAADALTGPSLIFILSALHGLVPLDRRLLPYDVTLEDEQAVTPETIYWQAAGLGLDDADVIFLGGQDYAALLLPSVPHLHAPLAGGMGDQRGQCARARDEADVREAWWKKAATLHNEYATQ from the coding sequence ATGAGTCACGGCCTCAGCCCTACCGGCGCGAAGATCCTCGAGGCAAACGACGACGGTCTCGTTGCCGGGCACCCCGCAGCGCTCGCCAAGCTGATGTCCGATGACCTGGTCGTGCCGCACACCGCCGACCGCGGTACCTATCGGATGTCCGCGCTCGGACGGACGGCCCTCGACACCTGGCGGAAGGAAAATCCGGGTCGTGCTGCGCTGGCGGACGCCCCACGCTTCCTGCCGAAGCTGCCCGGCCGACAGCACGAGGCGGTACTCGCTGCCGCGCGGCGCCCCGACCAAAACGTCCCCGGCCAGGATGATCCGGCCTACCGCGCCGGCGAGGTATGGTTCCGGGGGTCCACCCTGCGGAAGATCGCGGCGAGCGGTTACGCCGCCATCCGGCCCGGGCGGTACGACAGGGGTCCGGCAACATGGGAGCAGACAGGCCGCCCGCTCTACCTCACCGAAGCGGGGCGGATCTACGCCCGGCAACGCGGGAGCATCGACGTCCGCCGACGACGTGTCGTCGTCATTGCCTGCGGCATGCAGAAGCTGCCGCATCCAGGCTTCGACGAGGTAGGCAACCCGCTCCCGGGCCACCCGGCCGGCGAACTGTACACCGATGACTACCACCGCTCCCTTCGCGAGGCGGCGGACGCTCTGACGGGCCCGTCGCTGATCTTCATCCTCTCCGCGCTCCACGGTCTCGTACCGCTTGACCGACGCCTGCTCCCCTACGACGTCACCCTCGAAGACGAGCAGGCGGTCACCCCGGAGACGATCTACTGGCAGGCGGCGGGTCTCGGCCTGGACGACGCGGATGTCATTTTCCTCGGCGGCCAGGACTACGCCGCGCTGCTTCTGCCGTCCGTCCCGCACCTGCACGCGCCGTTGGCCGGCGGCATGGGCGACCAGCGCGGCCAGTGCGCGCGAGCCCGCGATGAAGCCGACGTGCGCGAGGCCTGGTGGAAGAAGGCCGCCACCCTTCACAACGAGTACGCCACACAGTGA